In the Ipomoea triloba cultivar NCNSP0323 chromosome 6, ASM357664v1 genome, one interval contains:
- the LOC116022543 gene encoding uncharacterized protein At5g03900, chloroplastic: MSSISSLFFLTTTPHSHSCFLAPKPSPSLLKPQQSSLSYSPRHLNYKFRPIKPPFLQIRASIDVATTSDIKPGAAVESDKLPSDIRKRAMDAIDSLGGRVTVGDVASKAGLQLNEAQKALQALATDTNGFLEVSDEGDVLYVFPKSYRTNLSAKSFKMKIEPLLEKAKMASEYLIRVSFGTALIASIVIVYTAIIAVLSSRSDEDNRGRRGRSYDTGFTFYLSPTDLFWYWDPYYYRRRKIREDGGGMNFIESVFSFVFGDGDPNQGIEEERWKLIGQYIASNGGVVTAEELAPYLDVETSNKTDDESYVLPVLLRFDGQPEIDEEGNILYRFPSLQRTASRQSSRRKEYVGKRWADWVGDAEKFLKENKWQFSKTSLSERAMVIGLGGLNLFGVIVLGAMLQNMSVKPSSFISFVSDIFPLLQIYAGSFFTIPLIRWFFVQNKNAQIESRNRAREKYARALERPELSLRRKLLSARDMSQRTFIGQDRIVYSTDRDLYEQDYDAKQWDQRFREIEKSD; encoded by the exons ATGAGCTCCATATCCTCACTCTTCTTTCTAACCACGACTCCCCACTCGCACTCCTGTTTCCTCGCTCCAAAACCCTCTCCCTCCCTTCTCAAACCCCAGCAGTCCAGTCTCAGTTACTCCCCCAGGCATCTGAATTACAAATTCCGCCCCATTAAGCCCCCATTTCTGCAAATACGGGCCAGCATCGATGTCGCGACCACCTCCGACATCAAGCCCGGAGCCGCCGTGGAGAGCGATAAGTTGCCCTCTGACATTCGGAAGCGTGCGATGGACGCCATTGATTCCCTCGGAGGTAGAGTCACTGTTGGGGATGTCGCCAGTAAGGCTGGGCTTCAGTTGAATGAGGCCCAAAAGGCTTTGCAAGCTCTTGCCACGGATACTAATGGCTTCCTGGAG GTGTCAGATGAAGGCGATGTCCTCTATGTGTTTCCCAAGAGTTACCGCACAAATCTTTCTGCTAAATCGTTTAAGATGAAGATTGAACCACTGCTAGAGAAAGCAAAG ATGGCATCTGAATATCTAATTAGGGTTTCCTTTGGAACAGCACTGATTGCTTCAATAGTTATTGTTTATACGGCAATTATTGCTGTTCTCTCAAGTAGAAG TGATGAAGACAATCGTGGAAGACGAGGCAGATCTTATGATACGGGTTTCACATTTTACTTAAGTCCAACTGATTTATTTTG GTATTGGGATCCGTACTACTATAGGAGACGGAAAATTCGCGAAGATGGTGGTGGGATGAACTTCATTGAATCT GTTTTCTCCTTTGTGTTTGGTGATGGGGATCCAAATCAAGGTATTGAAGAAGAGAGGTGGAAGTTG ATTGGGCAATATATAGCATCAAATGGTGGTGTTGTCACTGCTGAAGAACTTGCTCCTTATCTTGATGTTGAGACCAGTAATAAAACG GATGACGAGTCATACGTATTACCTGTGCTGTTACGGTTCGATGGTCAGCCGGAAATAGATGAGGAG GGAAATATTCTCTACCGGTTTCCATCACTCCAACGTACAGCCTCACGGCAGAGTAGTAGAAGGAAGGAATATGTTGGAAAAAGATGGGCAGATTGGGTTGGAGATGCTGAGAAATttcttaaagaaaataagtggCAGTTCAG CAAAACCAGCCTCTCAGAAAGGGCAATGGTGATTGGTCTGGGTGGGCTTAATCTATTTGGTGTCATTGTCCTTGGTGCCATGTTGCA GAATATGTCAGTTAAACCAAGTAGCTTTATCTCTTTTGTGTCTGATATATTTCCTCTACTCCAG ATTTATGCTGGGTCTTTCTTCACAATTCCATTGATTCGATGGTTTTTCgttcaaaataaaaatgctCAAATTGAAAGCAGAAATAGAGCAAGGGAGAAATATGCCAGGGCTCTTGAACGCCCAGAACTCTCTCTAAGGCGAAAG CTCCTGAGTGCACGGGATATGTCTCAAAGGACATTTATTGGTCAGGATAGGATTGTTTACAGCACTGACAGAGACCTGTACGAGCAAGATTATGACGCCAAACAATGGGACCAAAGGTTCCGTGAGATTGAGAAGTCTGATTGA